GACGCCGACCGCAGCGATTCGTTCCATGGTGTCGACGGCCTCGTCCACGTTGGCGTCGATCGTGCGGCTCAACCGGCCGTGGTCTTCGAAAGCCGCGATCGTGGTCTCGGGCAGCGTGTTGACGGTCCCAGGCCCGATCAGGTTGTCGACGTACATGGTATCGGAGTACTTGGCGCTCTTGGTGGAGGTCGAGGCCCACAGGGGCCGCTGCACCCTTCCTCCTCTGAGGGCGAGCGCCTCCCATCGTCCGCCTGAGAACGCGGTCCGGTACGATCGGTAGGCGACTCTGGCCTGAGCGATGGCGGCACGGCCTCGGAGCGCGAGGGCTTCTTCGCTGCCGATCGCATCAAGCCTGCGGTCCACTTCAGTGTCGACCCGACCCACGAAAAAGGACGCGACACTGTGGACGACGCTGGCGTCGCCGCCCGTGGCAACGTGCTCTTCCAGGCCTGACAGGTACGCCTCGATCACTTGCCAGTAGCGTGCGAGCGAAAAGATCAGCGTGACGTTGACGCTCCGCCCCTCGGCGATCATCCGCTGGATGGCCGGGATACCCTCCGCTGTGGCTGGGATCTTCACGAGCAGGTTGGGCTCGTTGATGCGTCGGTGGAGCTCCCGTGCCGCGTGGATCGTCCGGACCGTGTCGGCCGCAAGGGCGGGGTCGAGTTCTACGGACACAAAGCCGTCCGCGCCCATGCTCTCGTCATAGAGCGGGCGCAGTAGACCGAGCGCTGCGCGAATGTCGGACAACACCAGGCGCCAGTAGGCTTCCTTGACGCCACTGCCGGAGAGGATGGCGGTCTCGTACTCGTTGTCGTAGTCGGTCGACTCCAGGATCGCTTTGGTGAAAATGGTCTGGTTCGTCGTCACACCGCGGATTCCGGCGCCGATGAGTCGTTTGAGTTTGTCGCCAGTCAGGTAGCTACGCTTGACGTTGTCGAGCCACGGGCTCTGGCCGTACTCCTCGTGGAGTTGTCGCAGCTTGGTCATGCTTTTCCTTTCGTCTCCCCGTTGAGCTCGCGAAGTAGGAAGCCGAGGCGCAGGCAGTAGGGCAATTCGAGCGCTCGGTCAAGCACCGCT
This region of Vicinamibacteria bacterium genomic DNA includes:
- the tal gene encoding transaldolase produces the protein MTKLRQLHEEYGQSPWLDNVKRSYLTGDKLKRLIGAGIRGVTTNQTIFTKAILESTDYDNEYETAILSGSGVKEAYWRLVLSDIRAALGLLRPLYDESMGADGFVSVELDPALAADTVRTIHAARELHRRINEPNLLVKIPATAEGIPAIQRMIAEGRSVNVTLIFSLARYWQVIEAYLSGLEEHVATGGDASVVHSVASFFVGRVDTEVDRRLDAIGSEEALALRGRAAIAQARVAYRSYRTAFSGGRWEALALRGGRVQRPLWASTSTKSAKYSDTMYVDNLIGPGTVNTLPETTIAAFEDHGRLSRTIDANVDEAVDTMERIAAVGVDLADVGRTLEARGVAKFAESMDEVMTILKTKATDLRTRRSETGERREMQKNGRSVR